The Xiphias gladius isolate SHS-SW01 ecotype Sanya breed wild chromosome 4, ASM1685928v1, whole genome shotgun sequence genome includes a window with the following:
- the LOC120788921 gene encoding sterile alpha motif domain-containing protein 12-like gives MGLSKRVSSWTVEEVSEWVREQYPADMGALHTAIVTHAISGRALLRLKDHHLELLGVEAEEQQQEILQDLLLLRVREEINELSDICSDCFLSVTENKSPEEMQLNF, from the exons ATGGGCCTGTCGAAGCGAGTGTCATCGTGGACGGTGGAAGAAGTGTCGGAGTGGGTGCGAGAGCAGTATCCAGCCGACATGGGCGCGCTCCATACGGCCATCGTCACGCACGCTATATCAG GCCGTGCGTTGCTGAGATTGAAGGATCATCACCTGGAGCTACTCGGGGTGGaagctgaggagcagcagcaggaaatctTGCaggacctcctcctcctcagagttCGGGAAGAAATCAATGAACTCAGTGACATCTGCTCCG ACTGTTTTTTATCCGTAACGGAAAATAAATCTCCAGAAGAAATGCAGcttaatttttaa